A stretch of Acipenser ruthenus chromosome 1, fAciRut3.2 maternal haplotype, whole genome shotgun sequence DNA encodes these proteins:
- the LOC117973170 gene encoding gamma-secretase subunit APH-1A-like, producing MTLAVFFGCSFIAFGPAFALFIFTIARDPLRVIILIAGAFFWLLSLLLSSLVWFIAMKASNDKDQQLQRGLLIFGVMFSVLLQEVFRFAYYKLLRKASEGLAALSEDERSPISVQQMAYVAGLGFGIMSGAFSMINILADSLGPGIVGIHGESQYYFLTSAFMTMAVTLLHTFWGVVFFDGCENRRWWVIAVVVALHLLVSGLTFLNPIYEGSLPPAYVILVSMAVWSFFSCGGSLRNIQQLLTCRKNDAGSEVAS from the exons ATGACCCTAGCTGTGTTTTTCGGATGTTCATTTATCGCTTTTGGGCCAGCGTTTGCCCTTTTTATTTTCACCATCGCCCGAGATCCACTGCGAGTGATTATCCTTATCGCTGG GGCCTTCTTCTGGCTGCTGTCTCTGCTGCTGTCCTCGCTGGTCTGGTTTATTGCCATGAAAGCCAGCAATGATAAAGATCAGCAGTTACAGAGGGGCCTCCTTATATTCGGGGTGATGTTTTCTGTCCTACTACAAGAAGTGTTTCGCTTTGCTTACTACAAACTATTGAG GAAGGCCAGTGAAGGTCTGGCAGCATTGAGTGAGGATGAGCGATCGCCTATTTCAGTCCAGCAAATGGCATATG tggctgGACTGGGGTTTGGTATCATGAGCGGAGCTTTTTCAATGATTAACATCCTCGCTGACTCGCTGGGCCCAGGAATAGTAGGGATCCATGGGGAATCTCAGTACTACTTCCTCACCTCAG CCTTCATGACAATGGCAGTGACCTTGCTGCACACGTTCTGGGGAGTGGTGTTCTTCGACGGCTGTGAGAACAGGAGATGGTGGGTGATTGCAGTTGTCGTCGCACTCCACCTGCTGGTGTCTGGACTG ACGTTTCTCAATCCAATATATGAGGGCAGCTTACCCCCAGCCTATGTAATACTAGTATCGATGGCTGTCTGGTCTTTCTTCTCATGCGGTGGGTCGCTGCGGAACATTCAGCAGTTGTTGACGT GTAGGAAGAATGATGCAGGTTCCGAGGTTGCATCGTAA